In the genome of Lycorma delicatula isolate Av1 chromosome 8, ASM4794821v1, whole genome shotgun sequence, one region contains:
- the LOC142328857 gene encoding major facilitator superfamily domain-containing protein 6-like isoform X3, translated as MPCKINTDLLPIKAHYLSFFAGVGPIVLFMPTYAKQLGFSSVLVGTIYTVLPMVGMLSKPLMGALADRFHCHKCLVITLLAVAASSWFCLQFIPEAEGEIIGDFDCHSESTMSICSPEEKPDKCAIYKLQHEHIKKKIVTCTLICTLDEEFRNEIHNTWNITDYSQIKNDPVAQKGAVSLTEIGTTSTSPAPTKRNETLSKITFNAHLSTDNIREIRRIDKKCLLLQVSEVIGAKPDEHTSNPKCNAQHNSTCQLECDSIFLAKYHGKAHQQNNATNYRFWMFLLLMIAGWIGLASVTNLGDTICFGLIGDSTTAYGNQRLWGSIGWGFTSIFSGLLMDRFSDEKADKNYVPVFYMVAIFLTIDILSTSRVKETKRVHSPSFLRDIGKLFLDMRVMIFIFWCILAGTFNGLIGNFLFWHLEDLADCKEEEWIKTLEGLYIFIQGFGGEIPFFFINGYLLKTIGHIHCMNLVLFAFGLKFLFYSIITNPWYVLPIGLLNGITFSTFYATMASHSAAVAAPGTEATVLGLVSALYEGVGVSLGSFLGGLLLYYMEGKRVFQIYGIVAIGMCALHMTVQHFLNRNDNLDVSATENMKGKVTKTPSVNPIMLSTNDVKC; from the exons gTGTGGGACCAATAGTTTTATTTATGCCGACTTATGCAAAACAACTCGGCTTTTCTTCAGTATTAGTAGGAACAATTTACACGGTTTTACCAATGGTTGGAATGTTATCAAAACCATTAATGGGTGCATTAGCAGACAGATTTCACTGTCATAAATGTTTAGTAATTACCTTACTTGCTGTTGCTGCTAGCAGTTGGTTTTGCTTACAATTTATTCCTGAAGCTGAAGGTGAAATAATTGGAGATTTTGATTGTCATTCTGAGTCTACAATGTCAATATGTTCACCGGAAGAAAAGCCAGACAAATGTGCCATTTATAAACTACAacatgaacatataaaaaaaaaaattgtaacatgcACG ctgatatgtactctagatgaAGAATTTCGGAACGAGATTCATAACACATGGAATATTACAGATTACAGTCAAATAAAGAATGATCCAGTAGCACAGAAAGGAGCTGTATCACTAACTGAAATAGGAACTACGAGTACTTCTCCAGCCCCAACAAAAAGGAATGaaacattatcaaaaattacattcaatGCTCATCTTTCAACGGACAATATAAGAGag ATAAGAAggattgataaaaaatgtttattattgcaAGTATCAGAAGTCATTGGAGCAAAACCAGATGAACATACATCCAATCCTAAGTGTAACGCTCAACATAATTCAACATGTCAGTTAGAGTGCGATAGCATTTTCTTAGCAAAATATCATGGTAAAGCCCATCAACAAAACAACGCGACAAATTATAGATTCtggatgtttttattattaatgattgcTGGTTGGATTGGATTAGCTTCTGTTACAAATCTTGGAGATACAATTTGTTTTGGCTTAATag GTGATTCAACAACTGCTTATGGAAACCAAAGGTTATGGGGTTCAATAGGTTGGGgttttacatcaatattttcagGTTTACTGATGGATAGATTCAGTGATGAAAAAGCTGATAAGAATTATGTTCCTGTTTTTTACATGGTTGCTATATTTCTAACAATAGATATTTTATCGACATCAAGAGTcaag GAAACTAAACGAGTGCACTCACCCAGCTTTTTGAGAGATATTGGAAAGTTATTTTTGGATATGAGAgtgatgatttttatattttggtgcATATTAGCAGGAACATTTAATGGATTAATTGGAAATTTCcttttttg gcATCTTGAAGATTTGGCAGATTGCAAGGAAGAAGAATGGATAAAAACTCTAGAAGGACTGTACATCTTTATCCAGGGCTTTGGTGGAGAAAtaccatttttctttattaatg gttaccTACTTAAAACTATAGGTCATATACATTGTATGAATCTTGTATTATTTGCCTTTGGGCTTAAATTCCTTTTCTACTCGATAATAACCAACCCATGGTATGTTCTACCTATTGGACTCTTAAATGGAATAACATTTAGCACCTTCTATGCTACAATGGCATCACATTCAGCAGCTGTAGCAGCACCTGGTACCGAAGCGACTGTACTAGGTCTTGTTAGTGCACTTTATGAAGGAGTTG gtgTATCTCTTGGAAGCTTTCTAGGTGGTTTATTACTATACTATATGGAAGGTAAAAGAGTATTTCAAATATATGGTATTGTAGCAATAGGAATGTGTGCCTTACACATGACTGTTCAACATTTTCTTAATCGTAATGATAATTTGGATGTATCAGCAACTGAGAATATGAAAG
- the LOC142328857 gene encoding major facilitator superfamily domain-containing protein 6-like isoform X1, with translation MPCKINTDLLPIKAHYLSFFAGVGPIVLFMPTYAKQLGFSSVLVGTIYTVLPMVGMLSKPLMGALADRFHCHKCLVITLLAVAASSWFCLQFIPEAEGEIIGDFDCHSESTMSICSPEEKPDKCAIYKLQHEHIKKKIVTCTLICTLDEEFRNEIHNTWNITDYSQIKNDPVAQKGAVSLTEIGTTSTSPAPTKRNETLSKITFNAHLSTDNIREIRRIDKKCLLLQVSEVIGAKPDEHTSNPKCNAQHNSTCQLECDSIFLAKYHGKAHQQNNATNYRFWMFLLLMIAGWIGLASVTNLGDTICFGLIGDSTTAYGNQRLWGSIGWGFTSIFSGLLMDRFSDEKADKNYVPVFYMVAIFLTIDILSTSRVKETKRVHSPSFLRDIGKLFLDMRVMIFIFWCILAGTFNGLIGNFLFWHLEDLADCKEEEWIKTLEGLYIFIQGFGGEIPFFFINGYLLKTIGHIHCMNLVLFAFGLKFLFYSIITNPWYVLPIGLLNGITFSTFYATMASHSAAVAAPGTEATVLGLVSALYEGVGVSLGSFLGGLLLYYMEGKRVFQIYGIVAIGMCALHMTVQHFLNRNDNLDVSATENMKDPAHSGALYASPNFAVTILNDQQELTQC, from the exons gTGTGGGACCAATAGTTTTATTTATGCCGACTTATGCAAAACAACTCGGCTTTTCTTCAGTATTAGTAGGAACAATTTACACGGTTTTACCAATGGTTGGAATGTTATCAAAACCATTAATGGGTGCATTAGCAGACAGATTTCACTGTCATAAATGTTTAGTAATTACCTTACTTGCTGTTGCTGCTAGCAGTTGGTTTTGCTTACAATTTATTCCTGAAGCTGAAGGTGAAATAATTGGAGATTTTGATTGTCATTCTGAGTCTACAATGTCAATATGTTCACCGGAAGAAAAGCCAGACAAATGTGCCATTTATAAACTACAacatgaacatataaaaaaaaaaattgtaacatgcACG ctgatatgtactctagatgaAGAATTTCGGAACGAGATTCATAACACATGGAATATTACAGATTACAGTCAAATAAAGAATGATCCAGTAGCACAGAAAGGAGCTGTATCACTAACTGAAATAGGAACTACGAGTACTTCTCCAGCCCCAACAAAAAGGAATGaaacattatcaaaaattacattcaatGCTCATCTTTCAACGGACAATATAAGAGag ATAAGAAggattgataaaaaatgtttattattgcaAGTATCAGAAGTCATTGGAGCAAAACCAGATGAACATACATCCAATCCTAAGTGTAACGCTCAACATAATTCAACATGTCAGTTAGAGTGCGATAGCATTTTCTTAGCAAAATATCATGGTAAAGCCCATCAACAAAACAACGCGACAAATTATAGATTCtggatgtttttattattaatgattgcTGGTTGGATTGGATTAGCTTCTGTTACAAATCTTGGAGATACAATTTGTTTTGGCTTAATag GTGATTCAACAACTGCTTATGGAAACCAAAGGTTATGGGGTTCAATAGGTTGGGgttttacatcaatattttcagGTTTACTGATGGATAGATTCAGTGATGAAAAAGCTGATAAGAATTATGTTCCTGTTTTTTACATGGTTGCTATATTTCTAACAATAGATATTTTATCGACATCAAGAGTcaag GAAACTAAACGAGTGCACTCACCCAGCTTTTTGAGAGATATTGGAAAGTTATTTTTGGATATGAGAgtgatgatttttatattttggtgcATATTAGCAGGAACATTTAATGGATTAATTGGAAATTTCcttttttg gcATCTTGAAGATTTGGCAGATTGCAAGGAAGAAGAATGGATAAAAACTCTAGAAGGACTGTACATCTTTATCCAGGGCTTTGGTGGAGAAAtaccatttttctttattaatg gttaccTACTTAAAACTATAGGTCATATACATTGTATGAATCTTGTATTATTTGCCTTTGGGCTTAAATTCCTTTTCTACTCGATAATAACCAACCCATGGTATGTTCTACCTATTGGACTCTTAAATGGAATAACATTTAGCACCTTCTATGCTACAATGGCATCACATTCAGCAGCTGTAGCAGCACCTGGTACCGAAGCGACTGTACTAGGTCTTGTTAGTGCACTTTATGAAGGAGTTG gtgTATCTCTTGGAAGCTTTCTAGGTGGTTTATTACTATACTATATGGAAGGTAAAAGAGTATTTCAAATATATGGTATTGTAGCAATAGGAATGTGTGCCTTACACATGACTGTTCAACATTTTCTTAATCGTAATGATAATTTGGATGTATCAGCAACTGAGAATATGAAAG
- the LOC142328857 gene encoding major facilitator superfamily domain-containing protein 6-like isoform X2, with amino-acid sequence MPCKINTDLLPIKAHYLSFFAGVGPIVLFMPTYAKQLGFSSVLVGTIYTVLPMVGMLSKPLMGALADRFHCHKCLVITLLAVAASSWFCLQFIPEAEGEIIGDFDCHSESTMSICSPEEKPDKCAIYKLQHEHIKKKIVTCTLICTLDEEFRNEIHNTWNITDYSQIKNDPVAQKGAVSLTEIGTTSTSPAPTKRNETLSKITFNAHLSTDNIREIRRIDKKCLLLQVSEVIGAKPDEHTSNPKCNAQHNSTCQLECDSIFLAKYHGKAHQQNNATNYRFWMFLLLMIAGWIGLASVTNLGDTICFGLIGDSTTAYGNQRLWGSIGWGFTSIFSGLLMDRFSDEKADKNYVPVFYMVAIFLTIDILSTSRVKETKRVHSPSFLRDIGKLFLDMRVMIFIFWCILAGTFNGLIGNFLFWHLEDLADCKEEEWIKTLEGLYIFIQGFGGEIPFFFINGYLLKTIGHIHCMNLVLFAFGLKFLFYSIITNPWYVLPIGLLNGITFSTFYATMASHSAAVAAPGTEATVLGLVSALYEGVGVSLGSFLGGLLLYYMEGKRVFQIYGIVAIGMCALHMTVQHFLNRNDNLDVSATENMKAGKVTKTPSVNPIMLSTNDVKC; translated from the exons gTGTGGGACCAATAGTTTTATTTATGCCGACTTATGCAAAACAACTCGGCTTTTCTTCAGTATTAGTAGGAACAATTTACACGGTTTTACCAATGGTTGGAATGTTATCAAAACCATTAATGGGTGCATTAGCAGACAGATTTCACTGTCATAAATGTTTAGTAATTACCTTACTTGCTGTTGCTGCTAGCAGTTGGTTTTGCTTACAATTTATTCCTGAAGCTGAAGGTGAAATAATTGGAGATTTTGATTGTCATTCTGAGTCTACAATGTCAATATGTTCACCGGAAGAAAAGCCAGACAAATGTGCCATTTATAAACTACAacatgaacatataaaaaaaaaaattgtaacatgcACG ctgatatgtactctagatgaAGAATTTCGGAACGAGATTCATAACACATGGAATATTACAGATTACAGTCAAATAAAGAATGATCCAGTAGCACAGAAAGGAGCTGTATCACTAACTGAAATAGGAACTACGAGTACTTCTCCAGCCCCAACAAAAAGGAATGaaacattatcaaaaattacattcaatGCTCATCTTTCAACGGACAATATAAGAGag ATAAGAAggattgataaaaaatgtttattattgcaAGTATCAGAAGTCATTGGAGCAAAACCAGATGAACATACATCCAATCCTAAGTGTAACGCTCAACATAATTCAACATGTCAGTTAGAGTGCGATAGCATTTTCTTAGCAAAATATCATGGTAAAGCCCATCAACAAAACAACGCGACAAATTATAGATTCtggatgtttttattattaatgattgcTGGTTGGATTGGATTAGCTTCTGTTACAAATCTTGGAGATACAATTTGTTTTGGCTTAATag GTGATTCAACAACTGCTTATGGAAACCAAAGGTTATGGGGTTCAATAGGTTGGGgttttacatcaatattttcagGTTTACTGATGGATAGATTCAGTGATGAAAAAGCTGATAAGAATTATGTTCCTGTTTTTTACATGGTTGCTATATTTCTAACAATAGATATTTTATCGACATCAAGAGTcaag GAAACTAAACGAGTGCACTCACCCAGCTTTTTGAGAGATATTGGAAAGTTATTTTTGGATATGAGAgtgatgatttttatattttggtgcATATTAGCAGGAACATTTAATGGATTAATTGGAAATTTCcttttttg gcATCTTGAAGATTTGGCAGATTGCAAGGAAGAAGAATGGATAAAAACTCTAGAAGGACTGTACATCTTTATCCAGGGCTTTGGTGGAGAAAtaccatttttctttattaatg gttaccTACTTAAAACTATAGGTCATATACATTGTATGAATCTTGTATTATTTGCCTTTGGGCTTAAATTCCTTTTCTACTCGATAATAACCAACCCATGGTATGTTCTACCTATTGGACTCTTAAATGGAATAACATTTAGCACCTTCTATGCTACAATGGCATCACATTCAGCAGCTGTAGCAGCACCTGGTACCGAAGCGACTGTACTAGGTCTTGTTAGTGCACTTTATGAAGGAGTTG gtgTATCTCTTGGAAGCTTTCTAGGTGGTTTATTACTATACTATATGGAAGGTAAAAGAGTATTTCAAATATATGGTATTGTAGCAATAGGAATGTGTGCCTTACACATGACTGTTCAACATTTTCTTAATCGTAATGATAATTTGGATGTATCAGCAACTGAGAATATGAAAG